A single region of the Silene latifolia isolate original U9 population chromosome 8, ASM4854445v1, whole genome shotgun sequence genome encodes:
- the LOC141596806 gene encoding small ribosomal subunit protein uS13z/uS13y/uS13x-like, producing the protein MLPEESRLAIWRYLKTEMEQTRLRMEKSLPASQDFQQILHILKKTYKQFLVTPEDFDNILRILNTSSDGLHMLVFALSSINGIGKCYALICCKKAGIDIDGYICFNNSIMLRKIFGGGVLTAAELGNLLMILANPRELKTPDWHLNRQEDYSDGRFRQIVSNNKLDMKLRDKADQRCTKIRNYSGVRVREQRTRTVGRR; encoded by the exons ATGTTACCAGAAGAGTCACGGCTAGCAATTTGGCGTTATCTCAAAACAGAAATGGAACAGACTCGGTTACGTATGGAGAAGTCTTTGCCAGCAAGCCAGGATTTCCAACAAATTTTGCATATACTCAAAAAAACATATAAACAGTTTCTGGTAACACCCGAAGATTTCGATAATATTTTGCGTATATTAAACACTAGTAGTGATGGGTTGCATATGCTCGTGTTTGCATTGTCGTCCATCAACGGTATTGGCAAATGTTATGCTCTTATTTGCTGCAAGAAGGCTGGCATTGACATCGACGGCTACATATG CTTTAACAATTCAATAATGTTGAGAAAGATATTTGGAGGTGGCGTGTTGACGGCTGCAGAGCTTGGTAATCTCCTGATGATTTTGGCAAATCCACGGGAGTTGAAGACACCAGACTGGCATCTTAATAGACAGGAGGACTACTCAGATGGTCGTTTCAGGCAGATCGTTTCTAATAACAAGCTTGACATGAAACTGCGAGACAAGGCTGATCAGCGCTGTACGAAAATCAG AAACTACTCGGGTGTTAGAGTTCGTGAACAACGCACCAGAACCGTCGGACGCAGGTGA